The Diadema setosum chromosome 12, eeDiaSeto1, whole genome shotgun sequence genome has a segment encoding these proteins:
- the LOC140235929 gene encoding uncharacterized protein, which produces MDVNNVHSSCTQSRSNITEKEEQALKSLRKNTNYIIKPADKGGAVVVWRRDLYIAEAERQLNNPTFYEKVDRDPTSDHNQIVKDTVTDLIRSNALPSSASNLCQKSPRVPTFYLLPKIHKEGNPGRPIVSTIGCPTELISQYLDGILSPLVAQLDTYVKDSSDALRIFETLKLSAQGPQYLFTMDVSSLYTNIPQKEGLQAIQHFLQKFPSPDRPDDTTILRLAELVLGLSTFQFNGNFYHQKKGVAMGTKMGPSYACLFIGFIEEQIIRSFQGPKPLLLKRYIDDYVGVASCSLEHLNELINHFNNFHNSLKFTHEISADSIAFLDIELSLEGDRIKTSVHYKPTDAHCYLNYSSSHPPSCKRSIPFSQLTRLRRLCSDDEDFQQKSHEMAGFFERRGYPEQVVKKATRKVSSLSRQEALEPRRQRNSDRVPLVLTYHPSTQKLVSTIMDNTHILQEDASTKEIFKEPPLVAYKKDRSLRDLLVHTGLKVQAQSEAVLECGTHPCGRRRCNTCSHVDRAAHIKGPKYTWVVRDRFTCTVENVVYAITCTACHKIYIGETKRRLADRATEHLRSVRLNTPGLPVAQHFNRPGHTINHLKIGVMTTCHNGPDEIRKLREEQLIYRLGCLHPNGLNVSFRSFSVRE; this is translated from the coding sequence ATGGATGTCAACAACGTACACTCATCCTGTACTCAGTCTCGATCCAACATCACTGAAAAGGAAGAACAAGCGCTCAAGTCCCTGAGGAAGAACACCAACTACATCATAAAACCGGCCGACAAAGGAGGAGCCGTCGTCGTATGGCGACGTGACTTATACATCGCTGAGGCTGAGCGTCAACTAAACAATCCAACTTTCTATGAAAAGGTAGACAGGGATCCAACAAGCGATCATAACCAGATCGTTAAAGACACAGTTACGGATCTTATCAGGAGTAACGCTCTCCCATCATCGGCATCGAACCTTTGTCAAAAGTCCCCTCGCGTTCCAACCTTCTACCTTCTTCCTAAAATCCACAAAGAGGGAAACCCCGGCAGACCAATAGTTTCTACCATAGGATGCCCGACGGAGCTGATAAGCCAATACCTAGATGGCATACTCTCCCCTCTTGTTGCACAGCTGGATACATACGTGAAGGACTCTTCGGACGCCCTCCGTATCTTTGAAACTCTGAAGCTCTCAGCACAAGGCCCGCAATATCTGTTTACCATGGATGTTTCTTCTCTCTACACTAATATCCCTCAGAAGGAGGGCCTACAGGCAATACAGCATTTCTTGCAGAAGTTCCCGTCTCCTGACCGGCCAGATGACACCACCATCCTGCGTCTTGCGGAGCTAGTGCTGGGACTTTCCACCTTCCAGTTCAATGGAAATTTCTACCATCAGAAGAAGGGAGTTGCCATGGGAACTAAAATGGGCCCTTCGTACGCCTGCCTTTTCATAGGCTTCATCGAGGAGCAAATTATAAGGAGTTTCCAAGGCCCCAAACCGCTGCTTCTAAAGAGGTACATCGACGACTACGTCGGAGTTGCATCCTGCTCCCTCGAACACCTGAATGAGCTGATCAACCACTTCAACAACTTCCATAACTCACTGAAATTCACACATGAAATTTCCGCTGACTCGATCGCATTCCTGGACATTGAACTCAGCCTAGAAGGAGATCGAATAAAGACAAGCGTACACTACAAGCCTACTGATGCGCATTGCTATCTGAACTACTCATCATCTCACCCACCCAGCTGCAAACGTTCAATACCGTTCTCCCAACTCACTAGACTCCGCCGTCTCTGCAGTGATGATGAAGACTTCCAACAGAAATCGCATGAAATGGCCGGTTTCTTTGAACGGCGTGGCTACCCTGAACAGGTTGTCAAGAAGGCGACAAGAAAAGTGTCTAGCTTGAGCCGGCAAGAAGCCCTGGAACCGAGGAGACAACGTAACAGCGACAGAGTACCACTAGTGTTGACATATCACCCATCCACGCAAAAGCTCGTTTCTACCATTATGGACAACACACACATCTTACAGGAAGATGCATCCACCAAGGAAATCTTCAAAGAGCCTCCTCTCGTAGCATACAAGAAGGACCGGAGTCTACGGGATCTGTTGGTCCACACGGGGTTGAAGGTCCAGGCACAGTCAGAAGCAGTTTTGGAATGCGGTACCCATCCCTGTGGAAGGAGAAGGTGCAACACATGTAGCCATGTGGATAGGGCAGCACACATCAAAGGTCCTAAATACACCTGGGTTGTTCGCGATCGGTTCACCTGTACCGTTGAGAATGTGGTCTACGCGATCACTTGTACAGCCTGCCACAAGATCTACATAGGTGAGACGAAACGGAGACTAGCAGACCGCGCAACCGAACACCTCCGATCAGTAAGGCTCAATACACCGGGACTTCCAGTGGCCCAGCACTTCAACCGACCCGGGCACACCATTAACCACCTGAAAATCGGTGTAATGACGACCTGTCATAATGGCCCAGACGAAATCCGCAAACTACGAGAAGAGCAACTAATCTATCGCCTCGGCTGCCTTCACCCCAATGGACTGAATGTTTCTTTCCGTTCTTTCTCCGTTAGGGAATAA